One Aegilops tauschii subsp. strangulata cultivar AL8/78 chromosome 2, Aet v6.0, whole genome shotgun sequence genomic window, ctccttctctagaaaggatccattcttagcaacgaatatcttgccttcggatctgtgatagaaggtgtacccaactgtctcctttgggtatcctatgaagacacatttctctgatttgggtttgagcttatcaggatgaaactttttcttataagcatcgcaaccccaaaatttaagaaacgacaactttggtttcttgccaaaccacagttcatacggtgtcgtctcaacggatttaggtggtgccctttttaacgtgaatgcagctgtctccaatgcataaccccaaaactatagtggtaaatcggtaagaaacatcatagattgcactatatccaataaagtacggttatgacgttcggacacaccattatgctgtggtgttccaggtggcacgaatttgtgaaactattccacattgttttaattgaagaccaaacttgtaactcaaatatttgtctccgctatcagatcatagaaactttattttgttgtcacgatgattttccacttcactctgaaattctttgaacttttcaaatgtttcggacttatgtttcatcaagtagatatacccatatctgctcaaatcatctgtgaaggtcagaaattaatgatacccgctgcgagcctcaacactcatcggaccgcatacatcagtatgtattatttccaataagtcagttgctcgctccattgttccggagaacggagtcttagtcatcttgcccatgaggcatggttcgcaagcatcaagtgattcataatcaagtgattccaaaaacccatcagcatggagtttcttcatgcactttacaccaatatgacctaaatggcagtaccacaaataagttgcactatcattactaactatgcatcttttagcttcaatattatgaatatgtgtatcactacaatcgagatccaacaaaccattttcattgggtgtatgaccatagaaggttttattcatgtaaacagaacaacaattattctctaatttaaatgaataaccgtattgcaataaacatgatcaaatcatatttatgctcaacgcaaacaccaaataaaatttatttaggttcaacactaatcccgaaagtatagggagtgtgcgatgatgatcatatcgaTCTTGGAACTGCTTCCAACACGCATCGTCACTTCACTcttaactagtttatgttcattctgcaactcccgtttcgagttactactcttagcaactgaactagttaCAAATACcgcggggttgctataaacactagtaaaagtacacatcaataacatgtatatcaaatatacctttgttcattttgccatctttcttatccgccaaatacttggggcagttccgcttcaagtgactagtccctttgcagtagaagcacttagtctcaggcttaggtccagacttgggcttcttcacttgagcagcaacttgcttgccgttcttctcgaagttccccttcttccctttgcccttttcatgaaactagtggtcttgttaaccatcaacatttgatgtttttcttgatttctaccttcgtcgatttcagcatcacgaagagcttgggaatcgtttccattatcccttgcatattatagttcatcacgaagttctagcaacttggtgatagtgactagagaactttgtcaatcactatcttatctagaagattaactcccacttgattcaagtgattgtagtactcagacaatctgagcacatgcttactggttgagctattctcctccatcttgtaggcaaagtaatgtcagaggtctcatacctctcgacacgggcatgagtatgaaataccaatttcaactcttggaacatcttatatgctccatggcattcaaaacatttttgaagtcctggttctaagccgtaaagcatggtgcactaaactatcaagtagttatcttaccgagcttttgtcaaaacgtctGGACTGCTCCtacaatagttctgtcacctagcggtgcatcaaggacataatacttctgtgcagcaatgaggataatcctcagatcacggagctagtccgcatctttgctactaacatctttcaacttatttttctctaggaacatatcaaaaataaaaaaggggagctaaacgcgagctattgatctacaacatagacatgctaatactaccaggactaagttcatgataaattaaagttcaattaatcatattacttaagaactcccacttagatagacatccctctaatcatctaagtgatcacgtgatccatatcaactaaaccatgtccgatcatcacgtgagatggagtagttttcaatggtgaacatcattatgttgatcatatctactatatgattcacgctcgatctttcggtctcagtgttccgaggccatatctgcatatgctaggctcatcaagtttaacctgagtattccgcgtgtgcaactgttttgcacccgttgtatttgaacgtagagcttatcacacccgatcatcacgtggtgtctcagcacgaagaactttcacaacggtgcatactcagggagaacacttataccttgaaatttagtgagagatcatcttataatgctaccgtcgatctaagcaaaataagatgcataaaagataaacatcacatgcaatcaatataagtgatatgatatggccatcatcatcttgtgcttgtgatctccatctccgaagcaccgtcatgatcaccatcgtcaccggcgcgacaccttgatctccatcgtagcatcgttctCGTCTCGCCAACGATAGCTTCTACGACTATCgttaccgcttagtgataaagtaaagcaattacagggcaattgcattgcatacaataaagcgacaaccatatggctcctgccagttgccgataacttggttacaaaacatgatcatctcatacaataaatatagcatcatgccttgaccatatcacatcacaacatgccctgcaaaaacaagttagacgtcctctactttgttgttgcaagttttacgtggctgctacgggctgagcaagaaccgttcttacctacgcatcaaaaccacaacgatagtttgtcaagttagtgttgttttaaccttctcaaggaccgggcgtagccacactcggttcaactaaagttggagaaactgacacccgccagccacctgtgtgcaaagcacgtcggtagaaccagtctcgggtaagcgtatgcgtaatgtcggtccgggccgcttcatccaacaatagcgccgaaccaaagtatgacatgctggtaagcagtatgacttatatcgtccacaactcacttgtgttctactcgtgcacacacaggatcatggtgatgcatagcaacgagaggggagagtgtgtccacgtaccctcgtagaccgaaagcggaagcgttagcacaacgcggttgatgtagtcgtacgttttcacgatccgaccgatcaagtaccgaacgtacggcaccttcgagttcagcacacgttcagctcgatgacgtcccgcgaactccgatccagcagagcttcacgggagagttccgtcagcacgacggcgtggttacggtgatgatgttgctaccgatgcagggcttcgcctaagcaccactacgatatgaccgaggtgaaatatggtggaggggggcaccgcacacggctggaatagataaACTGaccaacttgtgtgtctagaggtgcccccctgcccccatatataaaggagcaaggggagggggcggccggccaggaggagggcgtgccagggaggagtcctactcccaccgggagtaggactccctcttttcctagttggagtaggagggggaaaggaagggaaggagagagggggaaggaaagggccccccctccttgtccaattcggactagagggggaggggcacgcggccagccctagccgcccctcctcttctccactaagtcccaataggcccattactttcccgggggggggggggttccggtaaccccgggtactccggtaaaatcccgatttcacccggaacacttccgacatccaaatataggcttccaatatatcaatctttatgtctcaaccatttcgagactcctcgtcatgcccgtgatcatatccaggactccgaactaccttcggtacatcaaaacacaaaactcataataccgatcatcatctaactttaagcatgcggaccctacgggttcgagaactatgtagacatgaccgagacacgtctgtggtcaataaccaatagcggaacctggatgctcatattggctcctacatattctacgaagatctttatcggtcaaaccgcataacaacatacgttgttccctttgtcatcggtatgttacttgcccgagatttgatcgtcggtatctcaatacctagttcaatctcgttaccggcaagtctctttactcgttccgtaatacatcatcccgcaactaactcattagtcacattgcttgcaaggcttatagtgatgtgcattaccgagagggcccagagatacctctctgacaatcagagtgacaaatcctaatctcgaaatacgccaaaccaacaagtacctttggagacacctatagagcacctttataatcacccagttacgttgtgacgtttggtagcacacaaagtgttcctccgataaacgggagttgcataatctcacagtcataggaacatgtataagtcatgaagaaagcaatagcagaatactaaacgatcaagtgctaagctaacggaatgggtcaagtcaatcacatcattctcctaatgatgtgatcccgttaatcaaatgacactcatgtctatggctaggaaacataaccatctttgatcaacgagctagtcaagtagaggcatactagtgacactctgtttgtctatgtattcacacaagtattatgttttcggttaatacaattctagcatgaataataaacatttatcatgatataaggaaataaataataaccttattattgcctctagggcatatttccttcacaaaccacctctatggtcaggaggcgaggaaggttttcatacaacacccacggttcaatattgaagtgttcctgaagaggacgaaggatggacggtcaatcatccagaggcactggcctaaagttgcaaagaccttcaacatgaatgaagtctcaatattcgccttccgcttcagcagttttccagatgagatgcaccTGTCTATATACCAtatatgatgctaatttcgaaaggttctacatgttgcatgtgaaacttggtgctggtgcagttgtgtaatggggtagctgagtgctgaagctatatcatgttgtactctgatgtatttcaattatgaaatcctgcttctttaatatggaaatgaaatatattatgtgcttaatatgaatgtcaattagattaataaatggattattaataatagggcaattagcctgctaattgggttttgctattgcaaacggtaaTTCTGAAAATAacatgggcgatgacctcagtcaACGCACATAGTTTTTAtgaataaaccatgttggatcaatgaacaatcacacacgaccttatcttgaaaactgtttgtgttaggccacccttcgcaaacgtttaccacataaaaactgtgtatGATGGACAACACTTtgacacacagtttcttctacgcaccgtgtgttatgcattcaataacgcaaacgataaaattgttaatatcgtgtgcaatggcaacgctatcacaaatgatttaacggggaaattagtgtgtgatgtacctgtgaacggaaacgttttccttggagcgactatatgggatgtacatacgaacggaaatgtttagcggggactgattgtgtgggatgtacttgcgaccggaaacaatttcgcatgtataattgtattttttagctctactgtacgtattttcgtatttgagcgctcgccggtcgcacacgacctcattttgccgagcatgtgtgccaggagggcatattcccgacggtttctgggtcgtgtgggaaggaccccctatcgccgtcactcactaggcgacggttccaaatgccgtcgcggaaaggggttaaaaaccgtttgtatagcaccgatgcGTACTAGTGAGGATTCGTTCGAGCGTGTGGCTTTTTTAAAGATTTGCCAACACTTTGTTGATCACTGTTGTTGTTTAAGGAAATACAAGTGTGGGGTTTTCGTGGTGATAGTGggggcagtgtgggccatggcaggCCGGTCCCATGTAGTGGCGGTGTCCGGGCGCGTCCAAGCCTCTTCATATCCGGCTTAAATATGGACCAAGTATGGACTGCTGGTCTGTCTAAATGTTTGAGTCGCTTTTAAACGGCGCGGTTGGGTGCGGTTTTTCGTTTGGACAGCCCTGGCAGTGTGGTCGTTTGAGGTAGATATGAGGGTCCGGTTGGAGATGCTCTCAGTGCTGTATTCACGTCctttagagcaactccaacgggccgacccaaaTGGGCGGCGCATTTGTCCGCATTTTGTCCGTTTGGGCCGGCCTCCCGCCCGGCGTCCGCCCTGTTTTAGATTTGGGTCGGCAGTgtgcccaacgcgccgacccatttcATGTCCGCACTCAATTTTTAAAAAGGGCCAGCGGCCATAGATCATGCCAGCGGCCATGTCTCATGCGGCACCTTGCTAGCGCCGACATACAATGCTGGCTTCAAAAAATGTCACCACGCAGTTCATGTTGGCACACTCGCCAGCGGCCGGCACACATGCCAGCACACAAAAAGGGGTTGGACTTGAGTTCGACCACGCCATCACGGCCCCGTGGTCATGCCAGCACACCTGCCGGcatacaaaaaaaggatggcgCTCGCCGCCACGAGATCACTCGTCGTTGAACTTGAGCATGTCGGCCTGCATCTTCTCAAACCACGACCTCTTCCTTGGTGACATGGTGTTGAGatccaccttcatgatctccaccccggtcatcatgctcgcgagagccacttctttcgccttggtcttggcgttggtGGCCTCGATCTCTAGCATATTGGCTTGCTTCCTCGCCTCTATCTCaagcatcttggcttgcttctctGCGTCATCTCAAGCCTCCTTCTTTGAATCTCCATGAAGGCGTTCATTTGCTCTTCTTTGTAACGCCAGCGCTCCTCCTCCCTTGAGTCCTTCTTATTCATCATGCCCTCCACGCTTGCGATCAAGGCGTTCGATGCCGCATCCCTCTTGTCCTCcttcttggagttggtcttcCCCCGCGGTCGTGCCTTCTCGCCGTCCCCAACCTCCTCCACGGCTTGCTTCCCCCCACGCGACTTGAGGGCGGCATATTGCGCCTTGAACTTCCTCGTCTTTAATGACCCTAAAGCAATGGGAGAGGTTGAAGCACTTGCCATTGTGTTGGACCTTGAATGCCTCCAAAGCTTGAAATGCCTACAAATGTATTTCATGCAAGCATATTGGCAAATGGTATGCAAATGAACACGCAAGCATAAACTTGAAGGCACAAAAGAGGGCGGCTTGCTAGCATACCATGTCTTGCATGCCGATGCCGCTCACGGGCGGGCCTTGACGCTCTCAAGGTGGCACAGaacttgttgcactcttgttggatcACCCTCCATCGCTTCGAAATGGACACCCACCCGCGCGTGCTCACTATTTGGTAAGGCGGAAACTTCTTGCGCTCATGAAACTCACAATCGACATGAATCCAAAAAGTTGAATGCTTTTGTTCGGCGCCCGTCTTGGGGTCTTGCCCAATGTCTCTCAACACTCGCAAAGAAGCTTGTCCTCGACTGCCGTGTATGCCTTGGTCCGCTTGCTCTTGCGTTTCGGCTTCGGCCCGACGTCTTGGTTGGCGAGCTCGTCCTCGAACAAAGGCTCCCCTTCGATGTCGCACTCATCCTCTACCTCTTGCCCATAGTCCTCCGAAAAATCGTGGTCAAGTGGGAAACCGTCCAGGTCCATGCCGGCCTGATCACGCATGAAGGCCGCCTGATCGGGATCGTAGCCAGCGGCCGGCGTGAATGCCCCTCAGCCGTCCTGGCTTTTGTGTCTTGTCGAGATCGTAGCCAGCGGCCGGCGCACCACCCTCGAAGATCAGGTTCTGCATGTAGTCCTCGTCGCCGGCGGCCGGCATTCCGTCGAACAGGTTGCGTGCGCCCGACATCACGTCGGTCGGCATCTGCCGCGCGCGTTTCCTCGCGCCTCCGGATGACGAGCTACCGGCCACCGGTGTGACGCTGAGGTCGATGGGCGCGGGCGCCGGCCTGGAAGGCGCCACCACGCTCACCTCGGGCGAGCACTCCCAGAAGAGGCGGGAGGCCTGCGGGTAGACGTGGAAGCCGGGCATCGGGGTGCAAGCCGACGCGCGGGGCGAGTCGGGCAACACCATCCGAGGGAACGCGGATGAGCCGGTGCTGGCCGCGGCCATGGCGGCATTGACGAGGCCGTGCTGGCTAGGGTTTAACCCTAGCATATAGAGCGCCACCCTCGTTGCCACCGTGACGCGGGCGTTGGAGACCTCCtgctgcgcggcggcggcgacggcggccacCGCGATGGCTTCATCCCTCGCGTCCGCGGCGTGCCTCCGgcccttcctcttggccgactccctTGCCCGCTGTTCGGGCGTCAACGCCTTCTTCGGCTTGGGCGCGGCGGCGGTCTTGCGGGGAACGCGAGGCTTGCCTTTGCCGGAGGGGGCGGTCGTCATGTCGGGCTaggcgagggaggcgaggccgACGGCGGCGTCGAGGTTGAGTACGTCTTCGTCCATGGCGAGGGGTGGGGCGGGAGCGCGCGCGGGCGGGAGGGTTTTTTTGGTAGGTGGGATGGAGGGAAATGGTGGAGGCTGCCACCGACCAGCGGGCCCGGGAGGAGGAGAAGGCGCGCGCACGTCCATCTCGTGTCCGCGCCGACGTTAAGCCGACTAAAAAATGGGCTGGGAATGGGTCGGCAGGCGGACGCCAAGCGGACACGTGTCCGTTTGGGTAGACGCGTTTAGCCGACTTTTGTGTCCGCGCCGATCTAAACGGACGCCGGCGAAGAAAATAGGTCGCCCGGTTGAAGTTGCTCTTATTTATTTCTACATCTACTTGTTGTACTACATGGGGTCGCGATGGCTCATGTGGACGTACACCACCAGGTACAAGAGTAGAAGTGATGTCATCTAATCCAACGCATCATGACTCCTCGATGGGCATCTTGATTCCCTTGATCTCGCGCGCGAGGGTCCGCAGCTCCTCGACCTCGTCGGCGGTGAGGCTCCACCCGAGTGCACCGGCGAACTCCATTGCCTGCCCGGCGTTCTTGGCCCCCGGGATGGGCACCACGTTGCCCTGGCAGGTCAGCCAGTTGAGAGACACCTGAAACCGCCACAATCCATTAAACTCTCCTGCACAGATTTTATAGTCTATATATACAATTTCTTTCAGGATCGATACTTGTTTTTGAGAGGAGAGAGGGAAACACGATGAGTTGATTAATGAAGTCTGAAGCACCTGAGTTGGTTTCTTGCCATAGCTTACTCCAATCTCTTTGATCCTGTTCATCAGCGGTTGGAGCTGCGTGCATGACATTAAAAAACAAACATCTTCAGTGAGCAGAGATGCAGTTGCAGCGGAGTTTTTCTTGTCAAGGGGACATGAAGATCCAAGCATTGTGCAAGGGTTTCAGAAATGGTATCACCTTGGCGAGGAACTCGGGAGTGTAGGTATTCCCCCGAGGACCCGTGGGTGGATTCTCCGGAGTGTATTTCCCTGACAGAACACCTGAATCCAAAAAATAATGGGGAAAAGATGATTAATAAATAGTAAAACAAAGATGATTCATGAATCAATAATGGAGAAGTTGAgcagggagggagggagggagggagaaaAGGAAGGAAACCTTGGGCGATGGGGGAATAGGCGATGAGCGTGACGCCGAGCTCGTCGCAGGCAGCCTTGACGCCGTTCTCCTCGGGCGTCCTGTAGATGAGGCTGTAGTTCACCTGGTTCACGGCCAGCGGGACGCCCCTCTTCTTGAGCCGCGCGTGTGCGTCCCGGAGGCGTTTCTCTGATGTCAAATCACACCATACGTTACATACATCCAGTGGGTAATCTCTCAACTGTTATCTTCTGATGAATAAGGCATTTCTACTCCACGGCCAGTTAAGAACTTAAGATGTTAGTACCATTGTAGTTGGAGACTCCGACGGCCTTGACGAGACCTTGCTCGTACGCGTCCGCCAGGCCATCAAGGTACCCTGAATGAAATAGTTAACCATGCAAGCAAGAATATCAAGTCTGTTCATGCACCTTGAATCAATATGAATAATTGGATTGGATACCTTCGTTTCCCCATAGCCCTGGCCTGAAAAAGATAACAAGTGTTTGTCCGTCAGCAAAAGTCTGAAGAATACAGTAATTCAGAACTAGGCAGAGATTCAGACAAGTTAAGGATTGGCGGACCAGTGGAGCTGGTAGAGCTCGACGGAGGGGAGGCCCAGGCGCTCCAGCGACTTCTTGAGCGCCGAGAGGACGCTGCCACGTCCGAACCTCCAGGGCAGCGCCGCAAACTTGGTGGCCACGGTCACCTCCACCGCCCCCTTCTGCTGCCTCTCCCTGATGAAActgtcatcaacatgcataacaCGCATCGTCAATCACTAGTCATCGATATAATTacatttatggacaaatttgttgaaTCTCTGATGGTAAATACTCATTATGGACAACTGATGCATGGGATGGTTTACGTACTCTCCCAGTAGGCTTTCTGAATTCACTGCTCCCATGAGCTGCATGAGGGACACAAGACATAAGACTTACTGTATTAAATAACTACAAAATTATCGAATATCCCATTAGGCTCCTGAACTCATCTACACCCTGTGAACTCATCTTTTAAAATTATCGAATATCGAATTTGCCTTTTGTCCTGAGAGCTCATCAGATGTTGAAATGCGCTGATTTTTTGGCACGGACCTCAAGAACTCAAGCATCTTTTCACAAAAAATTCAATTGTCTTTAAAAAGTTGCTATTTTTGGCGAACTTACTGTTCACTCGCGGGCTCATCTGAGCACAGGAGCCAAAATGCAATTTGAGACTCGGATGATTAGGGAATCAATCCGTGAGATTTTTAgccacaaaaaaagaaaaaaccgaGAGATTTGCTCTTACCGCTGTGCCGTATACTTCGGCGGTGTCAAAGAAAGTCATTCCGTTGTCGATGCTGGCGTCGAATGCTGCTTTAGCCTCCTTCAGTCTCCTGTCTGCATGCCAAATTAACCTTTTTTGAGGATGAAAAGCCCCAAGTACTTTCTTTTTTCGCGGGAAAAAAAGCCCTACTTCCTTTGATTCATATTAATTTAAAGTTGCACTAAAGCtgcgacaagtaatatggatcgaAGGAAGTAATATGTTTTCGGTTCTTCTTTCCTGCAGGCAAATAATCTGGATCATACTGTATGATGCTTCATGGGAAGCATGACCAGCGTTTCAGAGTGTTAATTTGGTAGTCACACTTTCTGACTGACCCTGTAAACAACGTAGACCAGGCATGTACAATTGTAGATGTAGGTAGTACCACACACACATGACGCAGCACCACGCCCACGTGTACATCGACGGACCTAGTGCAAGTTTAGCCGCAAAGTTTAAGCAGTTCAAGTCCAATTTCGTCGTGCGTCGTCTCGACGAGGGCGTGATGTTCGAGGCAAAAAACGAACCTATGGATCGAGATTAACACGTACGCGACGTCTTAACAAAAAGAACATGTGACGAAACGAGTGTCTCACCGTCCCACTCGGAGTCGTTCCAGTAGGTGGTGTCGCCCCACGACCACGCGCCGATGCCGAGCTTGCTCACCGCCACGCTGGACTCGCCCAGCCTCACCTTGTCCTCCTCCGCCACCTTCGCCCCCGCACCCGCCCTCGGCGGTCGCAGCGCCGCCGTCGCTCTCCTCTCCTGCCGCCGGCCGTCCAGCGGGCCGAAGCAGCAACCCACGCCGCGGCCGGCGCCGACCTGCAGCGAAGCCATTCCTAGCTAGTTGCAAGCTCCACCAGCTAGTACTGTACTTTGCTCGCTCGCTCGCTTGCTCGGCCGCTGAGGCACCAGCCACCACTCGATCTCTTAAAGAGCTCTCAGCTCGATCGGCCGTTGCTCTGGGGCTTAACTAGTTTGTCTGGCCAGGAGGAGAGGGGACGAGGAGGAACAGGGAGAGGACCTGCGGCTTGGTTGGCGCCTTGGCAGCTATCCGGAGACAATTGGCGGCTAGCTCAGATACTttgtgcgtgcgtggctgcatcGGCCTCGCCCGGAGCTGTCTGCCAATTCTAGTGTTGTAGGCGCTAGGGCAGCTATGTTTCGGAGCCGCGACGTGACGCACGTGGGCGGTCTGGTGGACCCCACCTTTTCGTTGCCACATGGGAGAAGAAATAGACGGTCAGCATTTCCACGGACATGGTAAGTTTCATGACTAAAAGGAGCAGGAATCTTCTACGCTAACTTCCATGGGTAAAATCCGGACAATGAGTATAGGGGcatgaacatagaggcgtacagGCTACGGAGATGCAGAGGGTGTACGCACAAGGATGTATACATGTTCTGGCCTTCAACAATGAAGGTAATATCCTACTTCCTATTGATGTTTTGTTCTCTCCTTTATAGAATGATCACATATGTTCCAACTCCATCTGCTATATtttctccgttcctaaatataagttttttttaaagattttaaatggactaccacatacggatgtatatagacatattttaaaatgtaaattcactcattttgcttcatatgtagtcatttgttaaaatctctacaaagacctatatttaggaatggagggagtagtttatATAGAGTGCACTATGTACGAGGGTCACAACGGCTGGTCTAAGGCTCAACCTAAGGTTGCTTGTAATggatagtatcatgcatatgatactagtctactccctccgtccgttGAAGAGTGTACATCTGAAAATTTTAGGACAAATTATGAAGTTAAGTAAAAAATGCATTGGAAAGGTGCAAGCCATTATCTCTCTCCTCTTTAATTACCTAACCCTCAATGAGCTAATAAGTGCATGTAGAAATTAAGAAGACCATGTGTAGATTGCTATTGGTCTTGATTACCGTGTGATGAGAGGAGTATTTTTTCTACTTTAAAGTACATTGGGAAGATAGAAGTACACTCTTTTTTGGACAAATTTTGAAGCTAGATGTATATTTTcaccggaaggagggagtatgagactagccacaatgggtagtaacatagagtagtaataTGTCCATGTTACTActatatgttactacctctatagtggagagtaacatatgtgtggtaacatgcaacacttcatttattaggctatagactcatcttgccttgatatgtgtgatgttactcatactactagtaattagctatgttaccacatgcctctctttcttcatttattgcttgtcacatcatctattttatctagatatgtatgatgttactacctatgttactcccactgtgggtagtctgaTAGTCTGATACTATCTACCTAATGCATAGTATTATATATTAGTGTCATAAATGAATTTGTTTAATGCCATGCATGGCACATAGTAGCATAACAATTTTTATGATACTTAACCATCTCTTTCTTTATTTAATTCTATGCCACCTCATTAAAATTGTCTAGttcgcatgcatgatactagctataaCACTCTCATTACGACAAGCCTAATTGCTACGCATAATTGCATATTAATTGCCAGTTGTTTCCCGCCATTACAAAATGATAACTGTCGTAATTA contains:
- the LOC109767226 gene encoding uncharacterized oxidoreductase At1g06690, chloroplastic isoform X1 — protein: MASLQVGAGRGVGCCFGPLDGRRQERRATAALRPPRAGAGAKVAEEDKVRLGESSVAVSKLGIGAWSWGDTTYWNDSEWDDRRLKEAKAAFDASIDNGMTFFDTAEVYGTALMGAVNSESLLGDFIRERQQKGAVEVTVATKFAALPWRFGRGSVLSALKKSLERLGLPSVELYQLHWPGLWGNEGYLDGLADAYEQGLVKAVGVSNYNEKRLRDAHARLKKRGVPLAVNQVNYSLIYRTPEENGVKAACDELGVTLIAYSPIAQGVLSGKYTPENPPTGPRGNTYTPEFLAKLQPLMNRIKEIGVSYGKKPTQVSLNWLTCQGNVVPIPGAKNAGQAMEFAGALGWSLTADEVEELRTLAREIKGIKMPIEES
- the LOC109767226 gene encoding uncharacterized oxidoreductase At1g06690, chloroplastic isoform X2, coding for MWQRKGGVHQTAHVRHVAAPKHSCPSAYNTRIGRQLRARPMQPRTHKVSELAANCLRIAAKAPTKPQERRATAALRPPRAGAGAKVAEEDKVRLGESSVAVSKLGIGAWSWGDTTYWNDSEWDDRRLKEAKAAFDASIDNGMTFFDTAEVYGTALMGAVNSESLLGDFIRERQQKGAVEVTVATKFAALPWRFGRGSVLSALKKSLERLGLPSVELYQLHWPGLWGNEGYLDGLADAYEQGLVKAVGVSNYNEKRLRDAHARLKKRGVPLAVNQVNYSLIYRTPEENGVKAACDELGVTLIAYSPIAQGVLSGKYTPENPPTGPRGNTYTPEFLAKLQPLMNRIKEIGVSYGKKPTQVSLNWLTCQGNVVPIPGAKNAGQAMEFAGALGWSLTADEVEELRTLAREIKGIKMPIEES